In Xiphophorus hellerii strain 12219 chromosome 13, Xiphophorus_hellerii-4.1, whole genome shotgun sequence, the following proteins share a genomic window:
- the LOC116730529 gene encoding uncharacterized protein LOC116730529 isoform X3 translates to MFHKASGGGGQRKLSIIPMDAEGYNGKLLRSASNNGKIVLFLVPLQEELETSPLPFDAEEFAKMPQVPCVTCGITVPLQMLALHAGSCRKNKKNRTDQTEPIEVDEDDCDTLEEPEDTIEDLEEREYCPICQKDFLKSVLPYHASECCDSREGVLEIHPDMPGPSSTTSGTSYSAEPRSTEEWKTVGDPQKAVELFVRQLKQVGVNQRTLVLTLDAMDTDEERDMSLISFYKHKREIIQWAAPFHCRIQGDAAVGRGVTRHIISSAISKLKQGFKMNFGNAAVTAMFEGETDHLVPTTSAVLAESELFVMAGRLIGHSLINGGPTLSGISLAVVHALTSGSKELATTYLSLEDCPDIDHREIIGFLLKEEMTEEETSRLSNLCMEWYFPVPTKETNKLLLLQQLLTHAAITRLSVQMKHLKRGLKETGIWPLITSRPDVVPLLFPRESEVEITPQMVLQSIVWPHLKKRYDSDDSDDDLEAETALVAGLFRQFVEEASSDKLRELLRFWVGWEVPCQELKLEVVLSTGPNHMPTSSTCSERLRLPSHYTTYQALSADMNVCLKSVETGFGLI, encoded by the exons ATGTTCCATAAAGCATCAG GTGGAGGTGGTCAAAGAAAATTGTCAATAATCCCAATGGATGCTGAAGGGTACAACGGCAAGCTGCTCCGTTCTGCTTCAAATAATGGGAAAATAGTCCTCTTCCTGGTACCCCTCCAGGAAGAACTGGAGACAAGTCCACTTCCATTTGATGCGGAGGAGTTTGCCAAAATGCCTCAGGTGCCCTGTGTCACTTGTGGTATAACAGTGCCTCTTCAGATGCTGGCGTTACATGCTGGGtcttgcagaaaaaataaaaaa AACCGGACTGATCAGACTGAACCTATAGAGGTTGATGAGGATGACTGTGACACATTGGAGGAGCCAGAAGACACAATTGAAGATTTGGAAGAAAGAGAG TACTGCCCTATCTGCCAGAAGGATTTCTTGAAGTCTGTGCTTCCTTATCATGCCAGTGAATGCTGTGACAG caggGAGGGAGTATTGGAAATACACCCAGATATGCCAGGACCATCATCAACAACTTCAGGAACTTCTTATTCTGCAGAACCTAGAAGTACTGAAG AATGGAAAACAGTTGGAGATCCACAGAAGGCTGTTGAGCTGTTTGTCAGACAACTGAAGCAAGTAGGAGTTAACCAGAGGACACTTGTTCTCACTCTGGATGCGATGGACACTGATGAGGAGCGAGATATGTCtctcatttcattttacaaGCACAAGCGTGAGATAATCCAGTGGGCAGCTCCTTTTCATTGTCGCATTCAAG GTGATGCTGCAGTTGGTAGAGGCGTGACAAGACACATCATCTCGTCTGCCATTTCCAAGCTGAAACaaggatttaaaatgaacttcG gaaaTGCTGCAGTGACTGCAATGTTTGAAGGGGAAACTGATCACCTTGTACCAACTACTTCAGCAGTGCTTGCTGAGAGCGAGCTGTTTGTCATGGCTGGTCGGCTGATTGGCCACTCTTTAATTAATGGAGGTCCAACTTTGTCGGGCATCAGCTTGGCAGTAGTGCATGCCTTGACAAGTGGTTCAAAGGAGTTGGCGACAACATACCTTTCCCTAGAGGACTGCCCAGATATTGACCACAGAGAGATCATTGGTTTC CTGCTGAAAGAAGAGATGACTGAGGAAGAGACTTCAAGATTGTCCAATCTGTGTATGGAGTGGTATTTTCCTGTGCCAACCAAGGAGACAAACAAACTTCTCCTCTTACAGCAGCTCCTCACCCatgct GCCATCACTCGACTTAGTGTGCAAATGAAGCACCTGAAAAGGGGACTTAAAGAAACGGGTATCTGGCCACTAATTACATCCAGACCTGATGTTGTGCCCCTCCTCTTCCCGAGGGAAAGTGAAGTGGAAATCACACCCCAG ATGGTCCTGCAGTCAATCGTTTGGCCGCACCTAAAAAAAAGGTATGACAGTGACGACAGCGACGATGACTTGGAGGCGGAAACTGCACTGGTGGCTGGGTTATTCCGTCAGTTTGTCGAAGAAG CGTCTTCAGACAAACTGCGTGAGCTCCTGAGGTTTTGGGTTGGCTGGGAGGTCCCTTGCCAAGAGCTGAAGCTTGAAGTTGTCCTGTCAACTGGACCTAACCATATGCCGACGTCTTCAACCTGTAGTGAGCGATTACGGCTACCAAGTCACTACACCACCTACCAGGCCCTGTCAGCCGACATGAATGTGTGTCTGAAATCAGTAGAGACAGGCTTTGGTCTTATTTGA
- the LOC116730529 gene encoding uncharacterized protein LOC116730529 isoform X4 — protein MAHALATALTRELVGNTSSPSTSSCPNIGNNSGPLASNSSTRVNQALKRQFPNLFQKSDLKKGKQRIIASTRSTKISNIGIYVLPGPTNLTPKSSDELPLAHAGLGRRVLSFFDDSRHEEIVSQLEDEFIKLKQLKGRWMFHKASGGGGQRKLSIIPMDAEGYNGKLLRSASNNGKIVLFLVPLQEELETSPLPFDAEEFAKMPQVPCVTCGITVPLQMLALHAGSCRKNKKNRTDQTEPIEVDEDDCDTLEEPEDTIEDLEEREYCPICQKDFLKSVLPYHASECCDSREGVLEIHPDMPGPSSTTSGTSYSAEPRSTEEWKTVGDPQKAVELFVRQLKQVGVNQRTLVLTLDAMDTDEERDMSLISFYKHKREIIQWAAPFHCRIQGDAAVGRGVTRHIISSAISKLKQGFKMNFGNAAVTAMFEGETDHLVPTTSAVLAESELFVMAGRLIGHSLINGGPTLSGISLAVVHALTSGSKELATTYLSLEDCPDIDHREIIGFVTAERRDD, from the exons ATGGCTCATGCCTTGGCTACAGCACTCACAAGGGAACTTGTGGGAAATACAAGCTCTCCCTCAACAAGTTCATGCCCTAATATCGGCAACAATTCTGGCCCTTTGGCTTCAAATTCTTCAACACGGGTCAACCAGGCATTAAAACG GCAATTTCCAAATCTGTTTCAAAAGTCAGACCTGAAAAAAGGCAAACAGAGGATTATCGCCTCAACTCGTTCTACAAAAATCTCCAACATTGGAATATACGTATTGCCAGGCCCCACCAATCTAACCCCCAAAAGTTCTGATGAGCTTCCCTTAGCACATGCAGGGTTAGGGAGAAGggtgctttctttttttgacGACAGCAGGCATGAGGAG ATTGTCAGTCAGTTGGAGGACGAGTTTATCAAACTTAAACAACTGAAGGGAAGATGGATGTTCCATAAAGCATCAG GTGGAGGTGGTCAAAGAAAATTGTCAATAATCCCAATGGATGCTGAAGGGTACAACGGCAAGCTGCTCCGTTCTGCTTCAAATAATGGGAAAATAGTCCTCTTCCTGGTACCCCTCCAGGAAGAACTGGAGACAAGTCCACTTCCATTTGATGCGGAGGAGTTTGCCAAAATGCCTCAGGTGCCCTGTGTCACTTGTGGTATAACAGTGCCTCTTCAGATGCTGGCGTTACATGCTGGGtcttgcagaaaaaataaaaaa AACCGGACTGATCAGACTGAACCTATAGAGGTTGATGAGGATGACTGTGACACATTGGAGGAGCCAGAAGACACAATTGAAGATTTGGAAGAAAGAGAG TACTGCCCTATCTGCCAGAAGGATTTCTTGAAGTCTGTGCTTCCTTATCATGCCAGTGAATGCTGTGACAG caggGAGGGAGTATTGGAAATACACCCAGATATGCCAGGACCATCATCAACAACTTCAGGAACTTCTTATTCTGCAGAACCTAGAAGTACTGAAG AATGGAAAACAGTTGGAGATCCACAGAAGGCTGTTGAGCTGTTTGTCAGACAACTGAAGCAAGTAGGAGTTAACCAGAGGACACTTGTTCTCACTCTGGATGCGATGGACACTGATGAGGAGCGAGATATGTCtctcatttcattttacaaGCACAAGCGTGAGATAATCCAGTGGGCAGCTCCTTTTCATTGTCGCATTCAAG GTGATGCTGCAGTTGGTAGAGGCGTGACAAGACACATCATCTCGTCTGCCATTTCCAAGCTGAAACaaggatttaaaatgaacttcG gaaaTGCTGCAGTGACTGCAATGTTTGAAGGGGAAACTGATCACCTTGTACCAACTACTTCAGCAGTGCTTGCTGAGAGCGAGCTGTTTGTCATGGCTGGTCGGCTGATTGGCCACTCTTTAATTAATGGAGGTCCAACTTTGTCGGGCATCAGCTTGGCAGTAGTGCATGCCTTGACAAGTGGTTCAAAGGAGTTGGCGACAACATACCTTTCCCTAGAGGACTGCCCAGATATTGACCACAGAGAGATCATTGGTTTCGTAA CTGCTGAAAGAAGAGATGACTGA
- the LOC116730529 gene encoding uncharacterized protein LOC116730529 isoform X1 yields MAHALATALTRELVGNTSSPSTSSCPNIGNNSGPLASNSSTRVNQALKRQFPNLFQKSDLKKGKQRIIASTRSTKISNIGIYVLPGPTNLTPKSSDELPLAHAGLGRRVLSFFDDSRHEEIVSQLEDEFIKLKQLKGRWMFHKASGGGGQRKLSIIPMDAEGYNGKLLRSASNNGKIVLFLVPLQEELETSPLPFDAEEFAKMPQVPCVTCGITVPLQMLALHAGSCRKNKKNRTDQTEPIEVDEDDCDTLEEPEDTIEDLEEREYCPICQKDFLKSVLPYHASECCDSREGVLEIHPDMPGPSSTTSGTSYSAEPRSTEEWKTVGDPQKAVELFVRQLKQVGVNQRTLVLTLDAMDTDEERDMSLISFYKHKREIIQWAAPFHCRIQGDAAVGRGVTRHIISSAISKLKQGFKMNFGNAAVTAMFEGETDHLVPTTSAVLAESELFVMAGRLIGHSLINGGPTLSGISLAVVHALTSGSKELATTYLSLEDCPDIDHREIIGFLLKEEMTEEETSRLSNLCMEWYFPVPTKETNKLLLLQQLLTHAAITRLSVQMKHLKRGLKETGIWPLITSRPDVVPLLFPRESEVEITPQMVLQSIVWPHLKKRYDSDDSDDDLEAETALVAGLFRQFVEEASSDKLRELLRFWVGWEVPCQELKLEVVLSTGPNHMPTSSTCSERLRLPSHYTTYQALSADMNVCLKSVETGFGLI; encoded by the exons ATGGCTCATGCCTTGGCTACAGCACTCACAAGGGAACTTGTGGGAAATACAAGCTCTCCCTCAACAAGTTCATGCCCTAATATCGGCAACAATTCTGGCCCTTTGGCTTCAAATTCTTCAACACGGGTCAACCAGGCATTAAAACG GCAATTTCCAAATCTGTTTCAAAAGTCAGACCTGAAAAAAGGCAAACAGAGGATTATCGCCTCAACTCGTTCTACAAAAATCTCCAACATTGGAATATACGTATTGCCAGGCCCCACCAATCTAACCCCCAAAAGTTCTGATGAGCTTCCCTTAGCACATGCAGGGTTAGGGAGAAGggtgctttctttttttgacGACAGCAGGCATGAGGAG ATTGTCAGTCAGTTGGAGGACGAGTTTATCAAACTTAAACAACTGAAGGGAAGATGGATGTTCCATAAAGCATCAG GTGGAGGTGGTCAAAGAAAATTGTCAATAATCCCAATGGATGCTGAAGGGTACAACGGCAAGCTGCTCCGTTCTGCTTCAAATAATGGGAAAATAGTCCTCTTCCTGGTACCCCTCCAGGAAGAACTGGAGACAAGTCCACTTCCATTTGATGCGGAGGAGTTTGCCAAAATGCCTCAGGTGCCCTGTGTCACTTGTGGTATAACAGTGCCTCTTCAGATGCTGGCGTTACATGCTGGGtcttgcagaaaaaataaaaaa AACCGGACTGATCAGACTGAACCTATAGAGGTTGATGAGGATGACTGTGACACATTGGAGGAGCCAGAAGACACAATTGAAGATTTGGAAGAAAGAGAG TACTGCCCTATCTGCCAGAAGGATTTCTTGAAGTCTGTGCTTCCTTATCATGCCAGTGAATGCTGTGACAG caggGAGGGAGTATTGGAAATACACCCAGATATGCCAGGACCATCATCAACAACTTCAGGAACTTCTTATTCTGCAGAACCTAGAAGTACTGAAG AATGGAAAACAGTTGGAGATCCACAGAAGGCTGTTGAGCTGTTTGTCAGACAACTGAAGCAAGTAGGAGTTAACCAGAGGACACTTGTTCTCACTCTGGATGCGATGGACACTGATGAGGAGCGAGATATGTCtctcatttcattttacaaGCACAAGCGTGAGATAATCCAGTGGGCAGCTCCTTTTCATTGTCGCATTCAAG GTGATGCTGCAGTTGGTAGAGGCGTGACAAGACACATCATCTCGTCTGCCATTTCCAAGCTGAAACaaggatttaaaatgaacttcG gaaaTGCTGCAGTGACTGCAATGTTTGAAGGGGAAACTGATCACCTTGTACCAACTACTTCAGCAGTGCTTGCTGAGAGCGAGCTGTTTGTCATGGCTGGTCGGCTGATTGGCCACTCTTTAATTAATGGAGGTCCAACTTTGTCGGGCATCAGCTTGGCAGTAGTGCATGCCTTGACAAGTGGTTCAAAGGAGTTGGCGACAACATACCTTTCCCTAGAGGACTGCCCAGATATTGACCACAGAGAGATCATTGGTTTC CTGCTGAAAGAAGAGATGACTGAGGAAGAGACTTCAAGATTGTCCAATCTGTGTATGGAGTGGTATTTTCCTGTGCCAACCAAGGAGACAAACAAACTTCTCCTCTTACAGCAGCTCCTCACCCatgct GCCATCACTCGACTTAGTGTGCAAATGAAGCACCTGAAAAGGGGACTTAAAGAAACGGGTATCTGGCCACTAATTACATCCAGACCTGATGTTGTGCCCCTCCTCTTCCCGAGGGAAAGTGAAGTGGAAATCACACCCCAG ATGGTCCTGCAGTCAATCGTTTGGCCGCACCTAAAAAAAAGGTATGACAGTGACGACAGCGACGATGACTTGGAGGCGGAAACTGCACTGGTGGCTGGGTTATTCCGTCAGTTTGTCGAAGAAG CGTCTTCAGACAAACTGCGTGAGCTCCTGAGGTTTTGGGTTGGCTGGGAGGTCCCTTGCCAAGAGCTGAAGCTTGAAGTTGTCCTGTCAACTGGACCTAACCATATGCCGACGTCTTCAACCTGTAGTGAGCGATTACGGCTACCAAGTCACTACACCACCTACCAGGCCCTGTCAGCCGACATGAATGTGTGTCTGAAATCAGTAGAGACAGGCTTTGGTCTTATTTGA
- the LOC116730529 gene encoding uncharacterized protein LOC116730529 isoform X2 yields MAHALATALTRELVGNTSSPSTSSCPNIGNNSGPLASNSSTRVNQALKRQFPNLFQKSDLKKGKQRIIASTRSTKISNIGIYVLPGPTNLTPKSSDELPLAHAGLGRRVLSFFDDSRHEEIVSQLEDEFIKLKQLKGRWMFHKASGGGGQRKLSIIPMDAEGYNGKLLRSASNNGKIVLFLVPLQEELETSPLPFDAEEFAKMPQVPCVTCGITVPLQMLALHAGSCRKNKKNRTDQTEPIEVDEDDCDTLEEPEDTIEDLEEREYCPICQKDFLKSVLPYHASECCDREGVLEIHPDMPGPSSTTSGTSYSAEPRSTEEWKTVGDPQKAVELFVRQLKQVGVNQRTLVLTLDAMDTDEERDMSLISFYKHKREIIQWAAPFHCRIQGDAAVGRGVTRHIISSAISKLKQGFKMNFGNAAVTAMFEGETDHLVPTTSAVLAESELFVMAGRLIGHSLINGGPTLSGISLAVVHALTSGSKELATTYLSLEDCPDIDHREIIGFLLKEEMTEEETSRLSNLCMEWYFPVPTKETNKLLLLQQLLTHAAITRLSVQMKHLKRGLKETGIWPLITSRPDVVPLLFPRESEVEITPQMVLQSIVWPHLKKRYDSDDSDDDLEAETALVAGLFRQFVEEASSDKLRELLRFWVGWEVPCQELKLEVVLSTGPNHMPTSSTCSERLRLPSHYTTYQALSADMNVCLKSVETGFGLI; encoded by the exons ATGGCTCATGCCTTGGCTACAGCACTCACAAGGGAACTTGTGGGAAATACAAGCTCTCCCTCAACAAGTTCATGCCCTAATATCGGCAACAATTCTGGCCCTTTGGCTTCAAATTCTTCAACACGGGTCAACCAGGCATTAAAACG GCAATTTCCAAATCTGTTTCAAAAGTCAGACCTGAAAAAAGGCAAACAGAGGATTATCGCCTCAACTCGTTCTACAAAAATCTCCAACATTGGAATATACGTATTGCCAGGCCCCACCAATCTAACCCCCAAAAGTTCTGATGAGCTTCCCTTAGCACATGCAGGGTTAGGGAGAAGggtgctttctttttttgacGACAGCAGGCATGAGGAG ATTGTCAGTCAGTTGGAGGACGAGTTTATCAAACTTAAACAACTGAAGGGAAGATGGATGTTCCATAAAGCATCAG GTGGAGGTGGTCAAAGAAAATTGTCAATAATCCCAATGGATGCTGAAGGGTACAACGGCAAGCTGCTCCGTTCTGCTTCAAATAATGGGAAAATAGTCCTCTTCCTGGTACCCCTCCAGGAAGAACTGGAGACAAGTCCACTTCCATTTGATGCGGAGGAGTTTGCCAAAATGCCTCAGGTGCCCTGTGTCACTTGTGGTATAACAGTGCCTCTTCAGATGCTGGCGTTACATGCTGGGtcttgcagaaaaaataaaaaa AACCGGACTGATCAGACTGAACCTATAGAGGTTGATGAGGATGACTGTGACACATTGGAGGAGCCAGAAGACACAATTGAAGATTTGGAAGAAAGAGAG TACTGCCCTATCTGCCAGAAGGATTTCTTGAAGTCTGTGCTTCCTTATCATGCCAGTGAATGCTGTGACAG gGAGGGAGTATTGGAAATACACCCAGATATGCCAGGACCATCATCAACAACTTCAGGAACTTCTTATTCTGCAGAACCTAGAAGTACTGAAG AATGGAAAACAGTTGGAGATCCACAGAAGGCTGTTGAGCTGTTTGTCAGACAACTGAAGCAAGTAGGAGTTAACCAGAGGACACTTGTTCTCACTCTGGATGCGATGGACACTGATGAGGAGCGAGATATGTCtctcatttcattttacaaGCACAAGCGTGAGATAATCCAGTGGGCAGCTCCTTTTCATTGTCGCATTCAAG GTGATGCTGCAGTTGGTAGAGGCGTGACAAGACACATCATCTCGTCTGCCATTTCCAAGCTGAAACaaggatttaaaatgaacttcG gaaaTGCTGCAGTGACTGCAATGTTTGAAGGGGAAACTGATCACCTTGTACCAACTACTTCAGCAGTGCTTGCTGAGAGCGAGCTGTTTGTCATGGCTGGTCGGCTGATTGGCCACTCTTTAATTAATGGAGGTCCAACTTTGTCGGGCATCAGCTTGGCAGTAGTGCATGCCTTGACAAGTGGTTCAAAGGAGTTGGCGACAACATACCTTTCCCTAGAGGACTGCCCAGATATTGACCACAGAGAGATCATTGGTTTC CTGCTGAAAGAAGAGATGACTGAGGAAGAGACTTCAAGATTGTCCAATCTGTGTATGGAGTGGTATTTTCCTGTGCCAACCAAGGAGACAAACAAACTTCTCCTCTTACAGCAGCTCCTCACCCatgct GCCATCACTCGACTTAGTGTGCAAATGAAGCACCTGAAAAGGGGACTTAAAGAAACGGGTATCTGGCCACTAATTACATCCAGACCTGATGTTGTGCCCCTCCTCTTCCCGAGGGAAAGTGAAGTGGAAATCACACCCCAG ATGGTCCTGCAGTCAATCGTTTGGCCGCACCTAAAAAAAAGGTATGACAGTGACGACAGCGACGATGACTTGGAGGCGGAAACTGCACTGGTGGCTGGGTTATTCCGTCAGTTTGTCGAAGAAG CGTCTTCAGACAAACTGCGTGAGCTCCTGAGGTTTTGGGTTGGCTGGGAGGTCCCTTGCCAAGAGCTGAAGCTTGAAGTTGTCCTGTCAACTGGACCTAACCATATGCCGACGTCTTCAACCTGTAGTGAGCGATTACGGCTACCAAGTCACTACACCACCTACCAGGCCCTGTCAGCCGACATGAATGTGTGTCTGAAATCAGTAGAGACAGGCTTTGGTCTTATTTGA